The Allorhodopirellula heiligendammensis DNA segment TCGCAGCGACGTGTTTTTCGCGGGGAACATGCTCTACCATATGCTCGCTGGGACCCCCGCCTTGACGGAAACCCGCGACCGCATGGCGCGGCTGAACATTTCCCGGTTCCAGGACATCCGATCGATCTACGATTACGTTCCAGACCTACCGGGCATTGTCAATCAATTACTACTCGCAGCGATGGAATTCAATCCTGAGAAACGGATCCAAACCTGTACCGCCTTGGCAACGGCTACCAAGAAAGTGATCGATACTCTCGAGCAAGGCCCCGCCGAAGCGCGGGCCCCCGATCTTTCTGGGAAAGTCAACGCCGAGGATGTGGGTGATGACCACGTGATCACCAACGAGGGAGAAGGCTATGTGGTGATGTTCGTCGAATCCAAGGCTGGCTTGCAAAACGCGGTCCGGGATCGGCTCAAAGCACGGGGCTATCGCGTTTTAATCATTGCCAACCCGCAGCGTGCCTTGGACCGGTTCGTCGATGCGATCGACAAACCCGCCGATTGCGTCATTTTTGGAGCAGCGGAACTCGGTAATGACGCCCTCGAGGCGTATAACGCTTTCTCCGAAAATGAGGATACCAAGGAGATCCCAGCCATTCTCCTGGTCGATCCGAATCAGAAGCACTTGATCCAGCGAGCGGTTCGCGGTTCCCATCGGGCTCTCTTACCATTACCCTTGAGTGTCAAACATCTTCGCATCGCTTTGATCAAATTGCTCGCCGATACCGAACCACGTTCGGAGGCTTTGTTTTGATCCTGGCGTGCTTTTGCTAACGCACACCTTCGTTTGTCACCCTGTAGCTCATGAAACTTCCTCAGCTCACCGTCATTGGCGGTGGTCAAATGGCGCGCGCCCTGGTCGGCGGTATGATCGACCAATCCATTCTTGACGCGAACAACCTCACCGTGGTTGCCACCAGCCAAGCAACCGGCCAATGGTGGCAGGAAAGTTACCCGGGATGTCGTTTTTTTACTGCGGACTCACCTGATTCGCGCAGCACAGCGATCGCGCAGAGTGAAATCGTGATGCTGGCAGTCAAACCGCATATCCTTCCCACCGTACTCTCAGGGTTGGGCACCGGCTTAGCGGGCAAACTGGTTATTTCGGTGGCCGCAGGCGTACCATTGGCCAAACTTACCGCTGGCGTGGGGCATGAACGAGTTGTCCGCGTCATGCCAAATACTCCAAGCTTGGTCGGCGAGGGTGCTGCCGCATACTGCACCGCTGCGGACGCCAGCGAGAGTGACGTGGAGTCGATTGAAGCGATGCTGGGCAGTGTCGGCTACGTCACCGAGGTGACCGAGAGCCAGCTCGATGCCGTCACGGGCGTGAGCGGATCCGGACCGGCCTACGTGTTTCTCATGATCGAGGCCCTGGCCGATGGCGGCGTCGCAGCAGGGCTGCCGCGAAAAATTGCCTTGGAACTGGCAACGCAGACCGTACGTGGTGCCGCCACGATGGTTCGCGACACCGGCGAACACCCCGGTGCACTCAAAGACAAAGTTTGCAGCCCGGGGGGAACGACTATTGCCGCGGTCCGGGTGCTCGAACAGAATGCGATCCGCGCGGCACTGATCGACGCGGTTGCCGCATCGGCTGGTCGCAGCCGCGAGTTAGCCCAGTAAATACCACCTCACCGTTGCACGCGCCCTCAAGCGAGAACTTGGATGCACGCCCCCATCATTAAAATCGACGATAAACACGTTCCCCTCTACCGTATCGTGTGGGTGGCCGACCTACCGCATTTCTGCGGCGAGGAGGACTGCGTTCGTGAAGGCTACTACGAAATTCGCCTCGACGTGGACGATTCCCTCTGGACCAATCACCAGGATCGAGACCGCGTCATTGACGCCCTCAACCAATGGTGCGGTGATCCGCGTGACGAAGGCGAACTCGGCGGTGAACTTGAATTCTGATGCCACTTTGACGACACGCAGCGAGACCGCTACGATTCGCGGGCTATGAACCAGACCGAAACCGCTACCGTGACCACCATCCTGTTTCGCTTCACCGGCGAAGATCGACCAGGACTCACTGCATCATTATCCGATCATCTGGCACATTTCGGTTGCCGGGTGCTCGATGTCAATCAAGCCGTGATCCATCGCTCGTTACTGCTCGGCCTGATGGTCAGCGTGCCGGATGAAGTCGCACCAGACACCGTCATCGACGCCCTTCGGCAACGAGCAAGCGAACTCGAGCTCAAGTGCAAGCACACGCCGATCGCGGACGCCGCCTACGATGTCTGGATTGGGGAGGAGGGGAAGTCACGTTTCATTCTGACTCTGCTCTCTCGCGCCGTCACGGCGGAACAGTTCGCCGCTGTCAGTCGACTGGTCGCTGACCAAGGACTGAACATCGACGTCATTACCCGACTATCGGGACGCCCAAAACGGATCACCGATGGCGGCCCCACGCGAGCGTGTGTGGAGTTTTCTCTTCGCGGCGACCCCATCAACCCTGATTTACTCAAGGCCCGGTTACTCGAACTATCCACCCGCTTGGATCTCGACTTGGCGTGGCAACGAGATGACGCGTTTCGTCGTATTCGCAGGGTCGTTGCACTCGACATGGATTCGACGCTGTTACAGGCCGAGGTGATTGACGAAATCGCCAAGGAAGCTGGCGTCGGAGATCAAGTTGCTGCGGTGACGGAGGCCGCCATGCGGGGCGAGATCGATTTTGACGAGTCGCTCCGCCAACGAGTCGCGGCCCTCGCAGGACTTCCTGAAACCGTATTGCCCATGATCGCTGCCCGACTCGAGTTGACTGAGGGCGCTGAGACACTGCTATCCAACCTCAAACGATTCGGCTACCGAACGGCAATTCTTTCAGGCGGATTTACGTACTTTGCCGAGCACCTTCGGGCACGCCTCGATATCGACCACGTGCATGCCAACGAACTGGAAATCGTTGATGGGAAACTGACCGGACGCGTCGTTGGAGAAATCGTCAATGCCAAGCGAAAAGCAGCGTTGCTCGAACAACTCGCGTCGGACATGGGTATCGACTGCGAGCAAACGATCGCGATCGGCGATGGTGCCAATGACCTGCCGATGCTCTCTCGAGCAGGGTTGGGTATCGCCTTCCACGCCAAGCCGATTGTGCGTGAATCAGCCCGACATCAAGTCTCGACGCTCGGCCTCGATGCTGTTCTGTACATGCTCGGCGTTCGCGATCGCGATCTCGTTTGAAACCCCTTCGGTCACATCGCGGGCCACAGCGAAAACCAGCTGTTCGTCCTCGATCGATTTCGCCGTCCATTCGAGGGTGATGTGGTTTCCGCCTGAACCGATGTAGCGGTTTCGGAAGCGAATCACTGGCCGTCCCTCGTTCAGCGCCTTGATTTGGTCGATCGTTTGCGCAACGTCATCCTTGTGCACAAATGCGATGAAAGGCTTC contains these protein-coding regions:
- a CDS encoding serine/threonine-protein kinase; amino-acid sequence: MSITKEEFVERVISAGVAERMDVSRAIGELGVGEVTLPQVVDHLQSRGLITTLQTEKIMRGDRVGYFYGDFKILYLIGAGTFARVYRAEKDGQVFAVKVLRKRFRDEAHELEQFLREGRMGLKLKHPNIVRILEVVPDRHNPFLVMEFVEGQTLRELVKIRGKLPVELSLKLMHEIAQGLAFAASLGISHRDLKLSNVLISSGGVAKLVDFGLAALADRSNPEVVADCPNARAIDYAALERGTNVRKDDPRSDVFFAGNMLYHMLAGTPALTETRDRMARLNISRFQDIRSIYDYVPDLPGIVNQLLLAAMEFNPEKRIQTCTALATATKKVIDTLEQGPAEARAPDLSGKVNAEDVGDDHVITNEGEGYVVMFVESKAGLQNAVRDRLKARGYRVLIIANPQRALDRFVDAIDKPADCVIFGAAELGNDALEAYNAFSENEDTKEIPAILLVDPNQKHLIQRAVRGSHRALLPLPLSVKHLRIALIKLLADTEPRSEALF
- the serB gene encoding phosphoserine phosphatase SerB; this translates as MNQTETATVTTILFRFTGEDRPGLTASLSDHLAHFGCRVLDVNQAVIHRSLLLGLMVSVPDEVAPDTVIDALRQRASELELKCKHTPIADAAYDVWIGEEGKSRFILTLLSRAVTAEQFAAVSRLVADQGLNIDVITRLSGRPKRITDGGPTRACVEFSLRGDPINPDLLKARLLELSTRLDLDLAWQRDDAFRRIRRVVALDMDSTLLQAEVIDEIAKEAGVGDQVAAVTEAAMRGEIDFDESLRQRVAALAGLPETVLPMIAARLELTEGAETLLSNLKRFGYRTAILSGGFTYFAEHLRARLDIDHVHANELEIVDGKLTGRVVGEIVNAKRKAALLEQLASDMGIDCEQTIAIGDGANDLPMLSRAGLGIAFHAKPIVRESARHQVSTLGLDAVLYMLGVRDRDLV
- the proC gene encoding pyrroline-5-carboxylate reductase, producing the protein MKLPQLTVIGGGQMARALVGGMIDQSILDANNLTVVATSQATGQWWQESYPGCRFFTADSPDSRSTAIAQSEIVMLAVKPHILPTVLSGLGTGLAGKLVISVAAGVPLAKLTAGVGHERVVRVMPNTPSLVGEGAAAYCTAADASESDVESIEAMLGSVGYVTEVTESQLDAVTGVSGSGPAYVFLMIEALADGGVAAGLPRKIALELATQTVRGAATMVRDTGEHPGALKDKVCSPGGTTIAAVRVLEQNAIRAALIDAVAASAGRSRELAQ